In the genome of bacterium, one region contains:
- a CDS encoding response regulator transcription factor: MAHILIIEDEPELAEGLAENFRYDGHTATVVSDGETGFRLALSFPPDLIILDIMLPKKSGLDVCRELRATGLRLPIIMLTALGQEADMILGLEQGADDYMTKPFSLLELSARVKAALRRSEPTSSKRLRETIGRLQVDFTSHTALDDKGAVELSAKEWDLLKFFLHQEGRVISREELLDKVWGYDHPPDTRTVDNFIVRLRKKVEINPKEPHHILTLHGMGYRFLR, from the coding sequence ATGGCGCACATTTTGATCATTGAAGATGAGCCGGAGTTGGCGGAGGGATTGGCTGAGAATTTCCGTTACGACGGCCATACCGCAACCGTGGTTTCGGATGGAGAGACCGGATTCAGACTAGCTCTATCCTTCCCTCCGGATCTGATAATTTTGGACATCATGCTGCCGAAAAAATCAGGCCTGGACGTGTGCCGCGAGCTGCGCGCCACCGGCCTGCGCCTACCGATCATCATGCTCACCGCACTGGGGCAAGAGGCGGACATGATACTCGGGCTCGAACAGGGCGCCGACGACTACATGACCAAACCCTTCAGCCTGCTTGAGCTGTCGGCGCGCGTCAAAGCGGCTCTTCGCCGCTCAGAACCGACGAGTTCCAAGCGCCTGCGCGAAACCATCGGCCGCCTGCAGGTTGATTTCACCTCGCACACGGCGCTCGATGACAAAGGCGCTGTGGAACTGAGCGCCAAGGAGTGGGATCTGCTGAAATTTTTTCTGCACCAGGAGGGCCGGGTCATCAGCCGGGAAGAGCTGCTCGACAAGGTTTGGGGATACGATCATCCGCCCGATACCCGCACCGTCGATAATTTCATCGTGCGCTTGCGCAAAAAAGTTGAAATCAATCCCAAAGAGCCGCACCATATTCTCACCCTCCATGGGATGGGCTATCGGTTTCTGCGCTAA
- a CDS encoding ATP-binding protein, translating to EVSDKGIGIAVEEQNRIFEKFYRCEDSLVQTTRGTGLGLPLVKHIMEIHNGRIQVSSEPGQGTTLRLLFPVKKQG from the coding sequence TGGAGGTATCGGACAAGGGGATCGGCATTGCGGTGGAGGAGCAAAACCGGATTTTCGAAAAGTTTTATCGTTGTGAGGACAGCCTGGTGCAAACCACTCGCGGAACCGGTTTGGGCTTGCCCCTGGTCAAGCACATCATGGAGATTCACAACGGACGTATTCAGGTGTCCAGCGAACCGGGCCAGGGCACTACGCTGCGACTTTTATTTCCAGTAAAAAAACAGGGGTAA